aattattattattaacccttagtgagtgtcaaagtcgatcatctcgtctctacctcttcgagattatgcttgatacttactgggtacacgttgtttacgtactcatgctacacttgctgcactttttgtgcagaacctGAGACATGTGCTATAGTTCGACCTATCGGTGCACACCCacgatatccagaggcttagtggtgagctacctttttGAGTCATTCTGCAACAACCAGTGCttctttttgaaatttttattctgtctatttcattccagCTAGTATTtcagttatctcgccatgcacttatgatactccctattgAGGTGGAGAGAGTGCGGAGTTTTATTACAGGTTTACATattggcattcaggccactatggcccgagaggttgagatgggtacttcttatgagctagtcgtggagatagcccggaggattgagggtgtgcgtcaacgtaaccgagagcaggttatgagagataagcagtttagatattctggagacttcataggtgctccgtctgggggtagaggtcagttcgtgagagggcagtccaacaggcccccatatccagcatcaccacctcctcggggtccTCTAGTGCGGCCTTATTTCAGtactataccagagagttcttttCGCCTACctgctattcagggttcttccagtgggtattcaagtCACTGGGGCTAgattcttagtcagcagcccattgtACCGAATAGTtattacgagtgtggggatcccagtcacatgcagatATTTTGTCCCAGGCTTCaaggtagaccagtgcagcagggtcaataACCTATAATTACTGCatcagttgctccaccagtcgtcCGACCACCAAAAGGTGGAGGACATGTGgctaggggccgtcctagaggtggaggtcagccaggcgaaggccagccagttggcgctccagctcggttctatgcttttccggccagaccaggtgcagaggcctcagatgctgtgattacaggtattatttctgtttgcggcaaagatacctccatattatttgatccaaggtCTACATATTTCTATGTGTTCTCTATATTTGCTCAAtttctgggtgtttctcgtgagtaatcctatttatgtgtccactcccgtgggcgattctgttgttgtgaattggatctaccggtcttgtattattatattctgtaGTTATGAAACTAGATCAGACCTCCTACTGCTTGAGATGACTGACTTTGAAATCAtcataggcatggactggttatctccatatcatgctattctagattgtcatgccaagacgattACCTTgtctattccagcattgcctaggctggagtggaagggttcgtctgttagtgcatttaatcgggttatttattttatgaaggctcaacatatggttgaaaagggttatttggcttatctagcctatgttcgggatactactgcagagactcggactattgattcagtgcatgtaattcgagagttctccgatgtatttccttcagatcttctaggcatgccaccagatcatgatattgatttttgtattgacttggctccagatacccggCCTATATGTATCCTACCGtgtcgcatggctccgaaagaattgaaagaacaacttgaggagctACTAGCCGAAGGGTTAGTGATACCGagtatatcgccttggggtgcaccgataattttgaagaagaaggatggtactatgcagatgtgtatcgattatcgacaattaaacaaagtcactattaaaaataagtacccgttgccatgtattgatgatctaattgaccagttacagggtgttagggtgttctctaagatcaatttgaggtcggggtactatcagttgaagattcgagagtcagatgttccgaagactgctttccggatgagatatggtcattatgagtttctggtaatgtcatTCGGTTTAACTAAAGCCCCGacaatgtttatggatttgatgaacatgttattcagaccatatattgattcgtttgtcattgtcttcattgatgatattttgattaaCTCGCCCAACaaggaagagcacgagcagcatgtgagagtggtgcttcagacgttgcgggaacaaaatTTATATGCTaatttctctaaatgtgagttttggctagagtctgtagcatttttggggcatattgtatcgggcgagggcattaaagttgatcccaaaaagattgaggcagttcagaattggcatcgtcccacttcggcgactgagatcaggagttttctgggtttagcaggttattatcatcggtttgtggaaggtttttcatctattgcagcacctttgaccaaattaacctagaacggtgctccattccgatggtccgatgattgtgaggtgagttttcagaagttcaagacaacattgactacaacaccagtgttagtgttgccttccggttcggggatgtatacagtgtattgtgacttttcacgtgttggtttgggttgtgtattgatgcaggaagggcgagttattgcatatgctttacgtCAACTAAAGTCCTACGTgaagaattatccagtgcatgatttgaagttagctgcgattgttcacgctcttaacatttggaggcattatcttcaTGGGGTGTCTtttgaggtttacactgatcatcgcagtttgcagcatttgttcaagcagagggatctaaatttgaagcagcgcagatggcttgagttactaaaagattatgatgttactatcctgtatcatccaggcaaagcaaatgtagttgcagacgccttgagtagaaaggcagagagtatgggttgTTTGGCTTTTAttgcagcagaggagaggccattagattTCGATTTTCAATCCTTAGCTAACCGAATTGTGAgattggacatttcagagcctagtcgagttcttgcatgtgttgtagctcagtcttcactatttgaacagatcaaggctcgctagtatgatgatccacacttagtGGTTCTTAGAGAAActgtactacggggtggtgccaagaaagttgctattggtgcggatggtgttccgcgactccaggatcgtctatgtgttcctaatatggatggactgaggaaaaagatcctagaggaggcacacagttctcggtattctattcatccaggtgctacgaatatata
This region of Nicotiana tomentosiformis chromosome 4, ASM39032v3, whole genome shotgun sequence genomic DNA includes:
- the LOC138909323 gene encoding uncharacterized protein, translating into MFMDLMNMLFRPYIDSFVIVFIDDILINSPNKEEHEQHEGRVIAYALRQLKSYVKNYPVHDLKLAAIVHALNIWRHYLHGVSFEVYTDHRSKANVVADALSRKAESMGCLAFIAAEERPLDFDFQSLANRIVRLDISEPSRVLACVVAQSSLFEQIKAR